Proteins from a single region of Methanotorris igneus Kol 5:
- a CDS encoding site-2 protease family protein yields the protein MEITSRIILVIALLIWIFLYAIRDSINLKTYFGVFGILRTKVGMRTIEKLGNYEFWKKLAILSIPICVIIGFFTFSSLIDSTIKLLSGELPKEASKPIIFLFGSVIPWIPGIVGLIVGVTVHELAHGIVAYAFRQQIKSTGLLLLLGIPLGAFVELGEEFKNADKKIRGAIASAGPMANIIVFLAVVLITPQLYAIPTELTITKTYASPAMGVLKEGDVLYSINGEKINSLKDFYNMAKNLKPNEEITITVLRGNELKTFNLITSNEGKIGIVVEPSKNLAFVLNCCYWTYWMNLLLGFFNLLPALPLDGYYVWAAFPRVIRDLKLKIKSLETLVEHISNVLEMILNEKNLNTISILIWWIIFGSMIYSFI from the coding sequence ATGGAAATCACATCAAGAATAATTTTAGTTATAGCACTGCTAATTTGGATTTTTCTTTATGCAATTAGAGATAGCATAAATTTAAAAACATATTTCGGAGTATTTGGCATATTAAGGACAAAAGTCGGTATGAGAACCATAGAAAAACTTGGAAATTATGAATTTTGGAAAAAATTAGCAATATTATCAATCCCGATTTGTGTGATTATTGGATTTTTTACATTTTCCTCTCTGATAGACTCGACCATAAAACTGCTGAGTGGAGAATTGCCAAAAGAGGCCTCAAAACCCATAATATTTTTATTTGGTAGTGTAATCCCATGGATACCTGGAATTGTGGGATTGATTGTTGGGGTAACTGTGCATGAATTGGCGCATGGAATTGTTGCATACGCATTTAGGCAGCAAATAAAAAGTACTGGGTTATTGTTGCTCCTTGGAATTCCTCTTGGAGCGTTTGTAGAACTTGGAGAAGAATTTAAAAATGCAGATAAAAAAATAAGAGGGGCTATTGCCTCAGCAGGACCAATGGCAAATATTATTGTATTTTTGGCTGTGGTTTTAATAACACCCCAACTCTATGCCATTCCTACGGAACTAACCATAACAAAAACCTATGCCTCACCAGCAATGGGTGTTTTAAAGGAAGGAGATGTACTCTATTCAATAAATGGAGAAAAAATAAACTCATTAAAAGATTTTTACAACATGGCTAAAAACTTAAAGCCAAATGAAGAAATAACTATAACCGTATTAAGAGGAAATGAACTAAAAACATTCAATCTAATAACTTCCAATGAAGGAAAAATAGGCATTGTTGTTGAACCTTCAAAGAACCTGGCATTTGTATTAAATTGCTGTTATTGGACATATTGGATGAATCTATTGCTTGGGTTTTTCAACTTACTCCCAGCACTACCATTGGATGGTTATTACGTATGGGCGGCATTCCCGAGAGTTATTAGGGATTTGAAGTTGAAAATTAAGTCATTAGAGACATTGGTAGAGCATATATCAAATGTATTGGAGATGATATTAAATGAGAAAAATTTAAACACCATAAGCATATTAATTTGGTGGATAATATTTGGATCTATGATTTATTCATTCATATAA